Proteins encoded together in one Triticum dicoccoides isolate Atlit2015 ecotype Zavitan chromosome 7B, WEW_v2.0, whole genome shotgun sequence window:
- the LOC119339248 gene encoding receptor-like protein 2 — protein sequence MKKLQLHSKTYSKVLQMHYLGVALVLMVFCLLSPSSSCTEQEKNSLLRFLAELSQDGGLSSSWRNGTDCCKWEGVACKQDRMVRHVSLPSKGLKGHISRSLGALTGLQHLDLSENLLSGGLPRELLSSSSIVFLDVSLNQLNGTLRQLSSSPPARPIQLQVLNISSNLFAGQFPSATWKAMENLMALNASNNNFIGRVPAQFCNSSPSLAVLDLCFNKFSGSIPPGLGDCSKLRELKAGHNNLSGTLPDELFNATSLEYLSLQNNDLHGVLDTANMVSLRNLVTLDLGGNRFSGKIPDYIGLFKRLENLHLNDNNMSGELPYALSNCTNLITVDLKRNKLSGELTNVNFSNLPKLKTLDLDSNNLSGTVPESIYSCSNLTALRLSTNNLHGQLSSRIGNLKHLSFLSLGKNNFTNITNALQILKSSKNLSTLFIGHNFRGEILPQDETIDGFGNLQVLDIQGCQFSGRIPVWISRAANLQVLLLCENRLTGPIPGWINSLSHLFYMDVSTNRLTGQIPLTLMEMPMLKSTENITHMNPRVFDLTVTNGPSLEYRTITSFPAVLNLRNNCLTGVIPPQIGQLKALVVLDFSFNKLSGQIPHSVCNLTNLQVLDLSSNNLAGAIPVALNALHFLSAFSISNNNLEGPIPSGGQFDTFQNSSFDRNPKLCGSALTQKCNSAEAHQPIIPSAKQADYKVAFVIAFGAFFGVGVLYDQLVLSSQKTTRIKLTPKLSLSLQLKLQAFLLWLSVGFLMHVGVLLIRFSSNVKSAKAVNKQLSSAHFNLLDINL from the exons ATGAAGAAACTTCAGCTGCACAGCAAAACATACAGCAAGGTATTGCAGATGCATTACCTTGGCGTTGCTCTTGTGTTGATGGTCTTCTGCTTGCTCTCTCCTTCCAGTTCCTGCACGGAGCAAGAGAAGAACTCCCTTCTCCGGTTCCTTGCCGAGCTCTCTCAAGACGGTGGCCTATCCTCGTCATGGCGGAATGGCACGGATTGCTGCAAGTGGGAAGGGGTCGCCTGCAAGCAAGACAGGATGGTCAGACATGTCTCGCTGCCTTCGAAGGGCCTCAAGGGGCACATCTCACGGTCCCTTGGCGCCCTCACCGGGCTGCAGCACCTCGATCTCTCTGAAAACTTGCTGTCCGGTGGCCTGCCCCGGGAATTATTGTCTTCCAGCAGCATCGTCTTCCTCGATGTCAGCCTTAACCAGCTCAACGGAACACTCCGTCAGCTGTCATCTTCACCACCTGCCAGGCCTATACAGTTGCAGGTACTAAACATCTCAAGCAACTTATTTGCAGGACAGTTTCCATCCGCCACATGGAAAGCAATGGAGAATCTGATGGCACTCAATGCCAGCAACAACAACTTTATTGGGCGGGTACCAGCTCAATTCTGTAACAGCTCACCATCCCTCGCTGTGCTCGATCTGTGTTTCAACAAATTTAGCGGCAGCATCCCCCCAGGACTTGGTGATTGCTCCAAGCTGAGAGAGCTCAAGGCCGGGCATAACAACCTCAGTGGAACGCTCCCAGATGAACTCTTCAATGCAACCTCGTTGGAATACCTGTCTTTGCAAAACAATGATTTACATGGAGTTCTTGATACTGCAAACATGGTCAGCCTCAGAAATCTCGTAACCCTTGATCTTGGAGGGAACCGATTCAGTGGCAAGATACCAGATTATATAGGCCTGTTCAAGAGACTGGAGAATCTCCATTTGAACGACAACAATATGTCAGGGGAGCTGCCATATGCCCTCAGCAACTGCACAAATCTCATAACAGTTGACCTGAAGAGAAACAAACTTAGTGGAGAACTTACCAATGTCAATTTCTCCAATCTTCCAAAACTAAAAACTTTAGATCTAGATTCCAACAACTTATCCGGCACAGTTCCAGAAAGCATATACTCGTGCAGTAATCTGACAGCGCTGCGGCTATCTACCAACAACTTACACGGGCAGCTCTCGTCCAGAATAGGTAATCTGAAGCATCTGTCCTTCTTGTCACTTGGCAAAAACAATTTCACAAACATCACAAATGCACTTCAGATCCTTAAGAGCAGCAAGAACCTGAGCACACTGTTTATTGGGCACAACTTTAGGGGAGAGATCCTCCCACAGGATGAGACAATTGATGGATTTGGAAATCTTCAGGTTCTCGATATACAAGGTTGCCAATTTTCCGGCAGAATACCTGTATGGATATCAAGGGCTGCAAACTTGCAGGTGTTACTTTTATGTGAAAATCGTCTCACTGGACCAATACCAGGCTGGATCAACTCTCTAAGTCATCTCTTTTATATGGATGTGTCAACCAACAGACTAACAGGACAAATCCCGTTAACCTTGATGGAGATGCCAATGCTAAAATCAACTGAGAACATAACTCATATGAACCCAAGGGTCTTTGATCTGACAGTTACCAATGGCCCATCACTTGAATACCGTACCATTACATCTTTCCCAGCAGTGTTGAATCTAAGGAACAACTGCTTGACAGGTGTAATTCCCCCGCAGATTGGACAGCTCAAAGCGCTTGTTGTTCTTGATTTCAGTTTTAATAAGCTATCCGGGCAGATTCCACATTCGGTTTGCAACCTCACAAACTTACAGGTGCTAGACCTGTCCAGTAACAATCTCGCAGGTGCTATCCCAGTTGCATTGAATGCCCTGCACTTCCTTTCGGCGTTCAGCATTTCAAACAATAACCTAGAAGGGCCTATTCCATCTGGAGGCCAGTTTGATACATTTCAGAATTCTAGTTTCGACAGGAACCCAAAGCTGTGTGGCTCTGCTCTCACTCAAAAATGCAATTCAGCAGAAGCACATCAACCCATCATTCCGTCCGCAAAACAAGCTGACTACAAGGTGGCCTTTGTGATTGCATTCGGTGCATTCTTCGGTGTAGGGGTGTTGTATGATCAGTTAGTCTTGTCAAG TCAGAAGACCACCAGGATCAAG CTGACGCCCAAGCTGTCCTTGTCGCTGCAGCTCAAGCTCCAGGCCTTCCTGCTCTGGTTGTCCGTCGGCTTCCTGATGCATGTCGGTGTGCTGCTGATCAGGTTTTCGAGCAACGTGAAGAGCGCCAAGGCCGTAAACAAACAATTAAGCAGTGCACATTTCAACTTACTGGACATCAATCTTTAG